The following proteins are co-located in the Roseovarius arcticus genome:
- a CDS encoding ACT domain-containing protein encodes MAGEQDLERLLAEMSPVLDTQIYVYVTLPSRDVPPLIAPRMIMQEAEGTTIIVTRAAADEAGLAHVFACRMITLNVHSALDAVGFLARITARLAELGMGVNPVAGYFHDHLFVPEARADDAMTALHQMVLEARS; translated from the coding sequence ATGGCTGGCGAACAGGATCTGGAACGATTGCTTGCCGAAATGTCGCCGGTACTGGACACGCAGATTTATGTGTACGTCACGCTACCGAGCCGCGATGTCCCGCCGCTCATAGCCCCCCGCATGATCATGCAGGAGGCCGAAGGCACAACGATCATCGTTACCAGAGCCGCCGCAGATGAAGCGGGCCTCGCCCATGTATTTGCTTGCCGGATGATCACCCTGAATGTGCATTCGGCGCTTGATGCCGTCGGTTTTCTCGCTCGCATTACCGCACGTCTGGCCGAATTGGGCATGGGCGTTAATCCAGTGGCGGGCTATTTTCACGACCACCTCTTTGTGCCCGAGGCGCGCGCCGATGATGCGATGACCGCCCTGCACCAGATGGTGCTTGAGGCGCGCAGCTAA
- a CDS encoding aspartate kinase, which produces MPVLVMKFGGTSVANLDRIRRAAKRVGVEVAKGYDVIVIVSAMSGKTNELVGWVGETSPLYDAREYDAVVSSGENVTAGLMALTLQQMDVPARSWQGWQVPVRTTSAHSTARILDISPDNLMAKFGEGMRVAVVAGFQGVSPEGRITTLGRGGSDTTAVAFAAALNAERCDIYTDVDGVYTTDPRISSKARKLDRIAYEEMLELASLGAKVLQTRSVELAMRYNVKLRVLSSFEEQSDDAGTLVCAEEEIMESNVVTGIAYSRDEAKMTLLSVADQPGIAAAIFGPLSEAGVNVDMIIQNISEDGRTDMTFSCPTDQVARAEKALKDAVAAGNIDYGDLIIDGAVAKVSAVGIGMRSQSGVAAQMFRTLRDEGINIKVIATSEIKISVLIDRKYMELAVQALHDTFELDKVG; this is translated from the coding sequence ATGCCCGTTCTCGTGATGAAATTTGGCGGAACTTCCGTCGCCAATCTGGACCGGATCCGCCGCGCGGCCAAGCGTGTGGGCGTCGAGGTGGCCAAGGGATATGACGTGATCGTCATCGTGTCCGCCATGTCCGGCAAGACGAATGAACTGGTCGGCTGGGTCGGCGAGACGTCGCCGTTATATGATGCACGCGAATATGATGCCGTTGTGTCATCGGGTGAGAATGTCACCGCCGGCCTCATGGCGCTGACCTTGCAGCAGATGGATGTCCCGGCGCGCAGTTGGCAGGGCTGGCAGGTGCCGGTACGCACCACCAGCGCCCACTCCACTGCTCGCATTCTCGATATTTCGCCCGATAACCTCATGGCGAAATTTGGCGAGGGAATGCGCGTCGCGGTCGTCGCCGGCTTTCAGGGCGTCAGCCCTGAGGGGCGCATCACCACGCTGGGCCGGGGCGGATCAGACACCACCGCCGTCGCCTTTGCCGCCGCACTGAATGCCGAGCGCTGCGATATCTACACCGATGTCGATGGCGTCTACACCACCGATCCGCGCATCTCGTCCAAGGCGCGCAAGCTGGACCGCATTGCCTATGAAGAGATGTTGGAACTGGCCAGCCTTGGCGCGAAGGTGCTGCAAACCCGCTCGGTCGAGCTGGCGATGCGCTATAACGTCAAGCTGCGCGTTCTCAGCAGCTTTGAGGAACAATCAGATGACGCCGGCACCCTTGTCTGCGCCGAGGAGGAAATCATGGAATCCAATGTTGTGACCGGCATCGCCTACTCCCGCGACGAGGCCAAAATGACCCTTCTATCGGTCGCCGACCAGCCGGGGATCGCCGCCGCCATCTTTGGCCCGCTGTCCGAGGCGGGCGTTAATGTCGACATGATTATCCAGAACATATCCGAGGACGGACGCACCGACATGACCTTTTCCTGCCCAACCGATCAGGTGGCGCGCGCTGAAAAGGCGCTGAAGGATGCGGTCGCGGCGGGCAATATCGACTACGGTGATCTGATTATCGACGGGGCGGTGGCCAAGGTATCGGCAGTCGGCATCGGGATGCGCAGCCAGTCTGGCGTAGCGGCTCAGATGTTCCGCACGCTCCGCGACGAGGGCATCAACATCAAGGTGATCGCGACCTCCGAAATCAAGATTTCCGTGCTGATTGACCGGAAATACATGGAACTCGCCGTGCAGGCACTCCATGATACGTTTGAGCTGGACAAGGTGGGCTGA
- the ptsP gene encoding phosphoenolpyruvate--protein phosphotransferase, producing the protein MSDEFQTDSRQMLGRLRAIMAEDAAGQARLDQITRLIAEEMRIEVCSIYLFRDEETLELCATEGLNASAVHETRMKMGEGLVGRVARTGEVINTDDAPNTRGFRYMPETGEEGYSSFMGVPIQRLGEKLGVLVVQSKYARKFSDEEIYAVEVVAMVLAEMAELGQFVGEGAAMSARHQQAVLFRGATAQEGAARGHVWLHEPRVVVTNLIAEDPARELERLNEAVEELRVGVDRMLSSARFGDKEQLEVLEAYRMFANSKGWMRRMEQDINRGLSAEAAVEKEQSTARARLGQVADAYLRDRLHDLDDLSNRMLRILTGQGAETGAEMPPDPILIARNIGPAELLDYGRSLKGIVLEEGAVGSHATIVARALAIPLVINAKNITTEALNGDPILVDGDQGIAHLRPDDTVYAAFRDKMAMQAKAQERYASIRDKPATTLCGQTLSLSMNAGLMADLPSLEGSGADGVGLFRTELQFLVRSKMPQRAELSELYSRVMDAAKGRPVVFRTLDIGSDKVLPYMKATDEPNPALGWRAIRVGLDKPGVMRMQLQALIRGAKGRPLSIMFPFVAQREEFDAGRAEMDKAMARERILGHPLPETLKLGAMLETPSLAFAPDQFYRDVDFLSIGGNDLKQFFFAADRENERVRRRYDTLNVSFLTFLQSITERCIATCTPLSFCGEDAGRPVEAACLAAIGLRSLSMRPASVGPVKSILRRTDLNELRAVIDAAGVRGDQSVRPSVMEYLREKL; encoded by the coding sequence ATGAGCGACGAGTTTCAGACCGATAGCCGCCAGATGCTGGGGCGCCTGCGTGCCATCATGGCCGAGGATGCCGCAGGTCAGGCGCGTCTGGACCAGATCACTCGGCTGATCGCCGAAGAGATGCGCATAGAAGTTTGTTCAATCTACCTGTTTCGCGATGAGGAAACGCTGGAACTGTGCGCGACCGAAGGGCTGAACGCCTCTGCCGTGCACGAAACACGGATGAAAATGGGCGAGGGTCTGGTGGGACGCGTTGCGCGCACGGGCGAGGTTATCAACACCGACGATGCGCCCAATACACGCGGTTTTCGCTATATGCCCGAGACCGGAGAGGAAGGATATTCGTCCTTCATGGGCGTTCCCATCCAGCGGCTGGGCGAAAAACTGGGCGTGCTTGTGGTGCAGTCCAAGTATGCGCGCAAATTCTCGGACGAGGAGATTTACGCCGTTGAGGTCGTGGCCATGGTCCTTGCCGAAATGGCCGAGCTGGGCCAATTCGTTGGCGAAGGCGCGGCAATGTCCGCGCGCCACCAGCAGGCTGTCCTCTTTCGCGGCGCGACTGCCCAAGAGGGCGCGGCACGCGGCCATGTGTGGCTGCACGAGCCGCGCGTCGTCGTCACGAACCTCATCGCTGAGGACCCCGCACGCGAGCTGGAGCGCCTGAATGAGGCCGTCGAGGAGTTGCGCGTCGGCGTTGACCGGATGCTAAGCAGCGCCCGCTTTGGTGACAAAGAACAGCTGGAGGTGCTAGAGGCCTACCGCATGTTCGCCAACTCCAAAGGCTGGATGCGCCGGATGGAGCAGGACATTAATCGCGGTCTGTCAGCCGAGGCAGCTGTCGAAAAAGAGCAATCGACTGCTCGCGCCCGGCTGGGACAAGTGGCCGACGCCTACCTGCGCGACCGACTGCACGATCTGGACGATCTCAGCAATCGCATGCTGCGAATCCTGACCGGCCAAGGCGCCGAGACGGGGGCCGAAATGCCGCCCGATCCCATCCTGATCGCCCGAAATATTGGCCCTGCGGAGCTACTGGACTATGGCCGTAGCCTGAAGGGCATCGTGCTAGAGGAAGGCGCCGTCGGCAGCCATGCCACCATCGTCGCACGCGCGTTGGCGATCCCGCTGGTGATAAACGCCAAAAATATCACAACCGAGGCGCTGAACGGCGATCCGATTCTCGTAGATGGCGATCAGGGCATCGCCCATCTGCGCCCCGATGACACCGTCTATGCCGCGTTTCGCGACAAGATGGCGATGCAAGCAAAAGCGCAGGAACGCTACGCCTCGATCCGAGACAAGCCGGCGACGACGCTCTGCGGTCAAACGCTGTCTTTGTCGATGAACGCTGGCCTGATGGCTGATCTGCCCAGCCTTGAGGGGTCAGGCGCCGATGGAGTGGGGCTTTTCCGGACCGAATTGCAATTCCTTGTTCGCTCGAAAATGCCCCAACGGGCCGAGCTAAGCGAGCTGTATTCCCGCGTCATGGATGCCGCAAAGGGCCGTCCTGTTGTGTTTCGCACGCTCGACATCGGCTCGGACAAAGTGCTGCCCTACATGAAGGCCACGGACGAGCCGAACCCGGCCCTTGGCTGGCGCGCGATTCGCGTCGGTCTGGACAAGCCCGGCGTCATGCGGATGCAGCTTCAGGCGCTTATTCGCGGCGCCAAGGGGCGGCCTCTGTCGATCATGTTTCCATTCGTTGCCCAGCGCGAGGAATTTGATGCTGGCCGCGCCGAGATGGACAAGGCCATGGCGCGCGAACGCATTCTGGGGCATCCCCTGCCCGAAACGCTGAAACTGGGTGCGATGTTGGAGACGCCCAGCCTTGCCTTCGCGCCCGATCAATTCTATCGCGATGTCGATTTTCTGTCGATCGGTGGCAATGACCTAAAGCAGTTCTTTTTCGCCGCTGACCGCGAGAATGAGCGCGTCAGGCGCCGCTATGACACGCTGAACGTCAGCTTCCTCACCTTCCTGCAGAGTATAACAGAGCGGTGCATCGCTACCTGCACCCCGCTCAGCTTTTGCGGCGAGGATGCCGGCCGTCCCGTTGAGGCCGCATGCCTTGCGGCGATTGGGCTGCGCTCGCTATCGATGCGCCCGGCGTCCGTCGGGCCGGTCAAATCGATCCTACGCCGGACCGATCTAAACGAACTGCGCGCCGTTATTGACGCCGCTGGCGTGCGCGGCGACCAATCCGTGCGCCCATCGGTGATGGAGTATCTGCGCGAGAAGCTGTGA
- a CDS encoding EcsC family protein yields MDLLDPPIDKAAVAARLDALARRHARAGNLGIQVLNVIGGRAEALLDRLPEGVRGRLEAGTQQALETAMSAAHRSRGVVGTQPGWLNRAVTTAMGAAGGFGGLPSALAELPITTTILLRAIQDVASEYGFDPAEEGVRFDCVQVFAAAGPLDHDDGADLAFLTTRVAVTGKAMQALISKVAPRLSVVLGQKLAAQTVPVLGAAAGAATNYAFTSYYQQMAHVHFGLRRLAIEADLSHADVLEAFRVRVAAPVKRG; encoded by the coding sequence ATGGATCTTCTAGACCCCCCGATAGACAAGGCCGCTGTCGCAGCAAGGCTGGACGCGCTGGCACGGCGGCACGCCCGCGCAGGCAATCTGGGCATTCAGGTGCTGAACGTGATCGGTGGACGTGCCGAGGCGCTGCTGGACAGGTTGCCCGAGGGTGTCCGGGGTCGCCTTGAGGCCGGAACGCAGCAAGCACTAGAGACGGCGATGAGCGCCGCGCACCGCTCGCGCGGGGTGGTTGGTACGCAGCCGGGATGGCTGAACCGTGCCGTGACCACAGCGATGGGCGCCGCTGGCGGCTTTGGTGGATTACCCAGCGCGCTGGCCGAATTGCCCATCACCACGACGATCCTGTTGCGCGCCATTCAGGACGTGGCAAGCGAGTACGGCTTTGATCCGGCGGAGGAGGGCGTGCGCTTTGACTGTGTGCAGGTCTTTGCCGCAGCTGGACCCCTGGATCATGACGACGGGGCTGATCTGGCCTTTCTTACCACGCGGGTCGCGGTGACAGGAAAGGCGATGCAGGCGCTCATTTCCAAGGTAGCGCCGCGGCTGAGCGTGGTCCTGGGTCAAAAACTGGCCGCTCAGACGGTGCCGGTCCTGGGCGCGGCGGCGGGGGCGGCGACGAATTACGCCTTTACCAGCTACTACCAGCAGATGGCGCATGTGCATTTCGGTCTGCGCCGCCTCGCAATCGAGGCAGATCTGAGCCACGCCGATGTGCTGGAGGCGTTTCGCGTGCGGGTCGCGGCGCCGGTAAAACGGGGCTAA
- a CDS encoding GNAT family N-acetyltransferase → MLELRPETTDDWWEVEALLDLCFAPGREALSSYRLRDGIPPIPGLSAVARDESGILAGAIRYWPVCVAGAPALLLGPIAVHPTHQGEGLGAYLMHNSLAVARADGWDRVMLVGDAPYYARFGFERLDHVQMPPPTNPDRVLGHELTPGAWANIAGKVTRAP, encoded by the coding sequence GTGCTGGAACTGAGGCCTGAGACGACAGACGACTGGTGGGAGGTCGAAGCGCTGCTTGATCTTTGCTTTGCGCCGGGACGCGAGGCGCTGTCGTCCTATCGGTTGCGCGATGGCATCCCGCCTATCCCCGGCCTCAGCGCCGTTGCGCGCGACGAAAGCGGTATCTTGGCGGGTGCCATCCGGTATTGGCCGGTCTGTGTGGCAGGCGCGCCTGCACTGCTTTTGGGCCCGATCGCGGTGCATCCAACCCATCAGGGCGAGGGATTGGGCGCCTATCTGATGCATAACTCGCTGGCCGTGGCGCGCGCGGACGGATGGGATCGGGTGATGCTGGTGGGCGATGCGCCCTACTATGCGCGCTTTGGCTTTGAGCGGCTGGATCATGTCCAAATGCCACCGCCGACGAACCCGGACAGGGTGCTAGGCCATGAGCTGACGCCCGGCGCATGGGCGAATATTGCTGGAAAAGTGACGCGCGCGCCTTGA
- a CDS encoding mechanosensitive ion channel family protein: protein MEFDLNAAAQVVVTRLDGYLSALAASAPKIVIALVIILLTWAISRLAGSLEGRLARRMHLRQNLTDVLLMLTRVLIWTAGILIALTVLFPSITPGKALTTLGLGSVAIGFAFKDTFENFLAGILILLREPFAIGDYVECESVEGRIEAITIRDSRIRRTDGQLVVMPNHALFQNPVTVRTDKDLRRTTIICGVARSEDVDNARDVIRTAVEALDTVRSDIKDVQIFAQSFGDASIDFEVTWWTGSSPLEIRQSRDQVVAAVKRSLDDAGIEIPYPYRVITFAGPVPVTLSGSTDAD, encoded by the coding sequence ATGGAATTTGATCTGAACGCTGCTGCCCAAGTCGTTGTAACGCGGCTTGATGGCTATCTAAGCGCACTGGCCGCCTCAGCGCCCAAGATCGTAATTGCACTCGTTATAATCCTTCTGACGTGGGCGATCTCGCGGTTGGCTGGATCGCTGGAAGGACGCCTCGCGCGCCGGATGCACCTGCGCCAGAACTTGACAGACGTGCTGCTGATGCTGACGCGGGTGCTGATCTGGACGGCAGGCATTCTGATCGCGCTCACGGTTCTTTTTCCGTCCATCACGCCGGGCAAGGCGCTGACGACACTGGGCCTTGGCTCGGTCGCCATCGGTTTTGCCTTCAAGGATACGTTTGAAAATTTCCTTGCCGGGATCCTGATCTTGCTGCGCGAGCCCTTCGCCATCGGCGACTATGTGGAATGCGAAAGCGTCGAGGGGCGAATTGAAGCGATCACAATTCGCGACAGCCGCATTCGCCGAACCGACGGGCAACTGGTCGTCATGCCCAATCACGCGCTGTTTCAGAACCCCGTCACCGTACGCACGGACAAGGATCTGAGGCGCACCACAATCATTTGCGGAGTTGCGCGCAGCGAAGATGTGGACAACGCTCGCGACGTGATCCGAACGGCGGTTGAGGCGCTGGATACAGTTCGCTCGGACATCAAGGATGTGCAGATATTTGCGCAGTCCTTTGGGGACGCGTCCATCGATTTCGAAGTGACATGGTGGACAGGCTCCAGCCCGCTCGAGATTCGCCAGTCGCGCGATCAGGTGGTCGCGGCGGTCAAGCGGTCGCTGGACGACGCCGGTATCGAAATCCCCTATCCCTACCGTGTGATAACTTTTGCCGGGCCCGTCCCTGTCACGTTATCAGGCAGCACGGACGCGGACTGA
- a CDS encoding SulP family inorganic anion transporter, which translates to MPDLRVMQDEKLSVSRVRIELLAGLTVALALVPEAVAFAFVAGVHPLVGLYAAFLVGLVTALIGGRPGMISGATGALAVVMVALVAQHGVEYLFATVVLMGILQVTAGVLKWGKFIRLVPHPVMLGFVNGLAIVIFLAQMGQFKVPGTMVDTGHGMGGGVWLSGQPLLLMLGLVALTMGIIWIMPRITRIIPAPLAGIGVVAALVIVFGLDVPRVGDLSSIKGSFPSFHNPFGEGLGLYGTPLAPFNLQTLEIILPYAIILAAIGLIESLLTLNLVGEMVGRRGGASQECIAQGLANTLTGFFGGMGGCAMIGQSMINVKSGGRTRIAGITAALSLLIFILFAAPLIEQIPLAALVGVMFMVVIGTFAWNSFAILRKVPLTDAMVIILVTAVTVKYDLAIAVVVGVIVSALAYSWNNAKRIHATTKLDENGARVYGIEGPLFFGSAEGFAELFDVEGDPDTVIVDFDQSRVVDQSALQAIETMAGKYQAAGKTLQLRHLTRDCHKLLTRAGHLVIDSDDDPEYQVAVDYDVRTGVLGAGH; encoded by the coding sequence ATGCCCGATCTGCGTGTCATGCAGGACGAGAAACTTAGCGTGTCGCGCGTCCGGATTGAGCTTCTGGCCGGCCTTACCGTTGCGCTGGCGCTGGTGCCCGAGGCTGTGGCCTTTGCCTTTGTCGCCGGGGTACATCCGCTTGTCGGGCTTTATGCTGCGTTCCTCGTCGGGTTGGTTACGGCGCTTATCGGCGGGCGGCCGGGTATGATTTCGGGTGCGACGGGCGCGCTGGCGGTGGTCATGGTGGCGCTGGTTGCGCAGCACGGCGTCGAGTACCTCTTCGCCACTGTAGTGCTGATGGGTATTTTGCAGGTGACGGCCGGCGTGCTGAAATGGGGCAAGTTCATTCGCCTCGTTCCGCATCCGGTGATGCTGGGCTTCGTAAATGGCCTCGCAATCGTAATTTTCTTGGCGCAAATGGGCCAGTTCAAGGTGCCGGGCACGATGGTTGATACCGGCCACGGTATGGGCGGCGGGGTATGGCTTAGCGGTCAGCCGCTATTGCTGATGCTAGGATTGGTTGCCCTGACGATGGGCATTATCTGGATCATGCCGCGCATCACGCGCATCATTCCTGCGCCGCTGGCCGGGATCGGTGTGGTTGCGGCGCTGGTTATCGTCTTTGGCCTTGATGTGCCGCGCGTTGGTGACCTGTCGTCGATCAAGGGCAGCTTTCCTAGCTTTCATAACCCATTCGGAGAGGGCCTTGGCCTCTACGGCACGCCCTTGGCGCCATTCAACCTGCAAACGCTGGAAATTATCCTACCTTATGCGATCATCCTCGCGGCAATTGGCCTGATCGAGAGCCTGCTGACGCTGAACCTTGTTGGCGAAATGGTTGGCCGCAGGGGCGGCGCGTCGCAGGAATGCATCGCGCAGGGACTTGCCAATACCCTGACCGGATTTTTCGGTGGCATGGGCGGCTGCGCGATGATCGGTCAGTCGATGATTAACGTGAAATCAGGGGGGCGAACACGCATTGCCGGCATTACGGCGGCCCTGTCCTTGTTGATATTTATCTTGTTCGCAGCCCCCCTGATCGAGCAGATACCGCTGGCTGCGCTGGTCGGCGTGATGTTCATGGTCGTGATCGGCACATTTGCGTGGAACAGCTTTGCCATCTTGCGAAAGGTGCCGTTGACCGACGCGATGGTGATTATCTTGGTGACGGCTGTCACGGTTAAATATGATCTGGCCATCGCGGTGGTCGTCGGTGTTATCGTCTCGGCGCTGGCCTATTCGTGGAATAACGCCAAGCGTATCCACGCGACGACAAAATTGGACGAGAACGGCGCGCGCGTCTACGGCATCGAAGGCCCCCTCTTCTTCGGCTCTGCCGAAGGCTTTGCGGAACTCTTCGACGTTGAGGGCGACCCTGATACGGTGATAGTCGATTTTGACCAGAGCCGTGTTGTAGACCAATCCGCGCTTCAGGCGATTGAGACGATGGCGGGCAAGTATCAGGCCGCGGGTAAGACGCTGCAACTGCGCCACCTGACCCGCGATTGTCACAAGTTGCTGACCCGCGCAGGGCACCTCGTAATCGACAGCGACGATGATCCGGAATATCAGGTGGCTGTCGATTATGACGTACGCACAGGCGTTCTGGGCGCGGGTCACTAA
- a CDS encoding S-methyl-5'-thioadenosine phosphorylase, producing the protein MTLNMIAVIGGSGVYDIDGLEGAEWRTVDSPFGAPSDQILTGTLDGVPMAFLPRHGRGHVHTPSSVPYRANIDALKRLGVTDVISLSACGSFREEMAPGDFVILDQYIDRTYLREKSFFGPGCVAHVSVAQPTCPRLGDACADAAEAAGVRVHKGGAYLAMEGPQFSTLAESRLYREVWGCDVIGMTGMPEAKLAREAELCYASVAMITDYDSWHPDHGEVDVTAIIATLTGNAARAKDMVRALPALRGEDRTACPHGCDRALEYAILTGPDARDPEVTQRLDAVAGRVLNRTAG; encoded by the coding sequence GTGACACTCAACATGATCGCCGTAATCGGCGGCTCGGGCGTTTATGACATCGACGGGCTGGAAGGTGCGGAATGGCGTACGGTCGACAGCCCCTTTGGCGCGCCGTCGGACCAAATCCTAACTGGGACGCTTGACGGCGTTCCCATGGCATTCCTGCCGCGTCACGGGCGCGGGCATGTCCACACCCCATCGTCGGTGCCCTATCGCGCCAATATCGACGCGCTCAAGCGGCTCGGCGTGACGGACGTCATCAGCCTGTCGGCCTGCGGGTCATTCCGCGAAGAGATGGCGCCGGGCGACTTTGTGATCCTCGACCAGTATATCGACCGCACCTATTTGCGTGAGAAATCGTTTTTCGGCCCCGGCTGCGTGGCACATGTCAGCGTCGCGCAGCCCACCTGCCCGCGTCTTGGCGACGCGTGCGCCGATGCGGCGGAGGCCGCGGGCGTGCGCGTTCATAAGGGCGGCGCATATCTGGCGATGGAGGGGCCGCAATTCTCGACGCTTGCTGAATCGCGTCTGTATCGCGAAGTGTGGGGCTGCGACGTCATTGGCATGACCGGGATGCCCGAGGCAAAGCTGGCCCGCGAGGCGGAGCTTTGCTATGCATCCGTCGCGATGATCACTGACTATGACAGTTGGCATCCCGATCATGGCGAGGTCGACGTGACCGCAATCATTGCCACGCTGACGGGCAACGCAGCACGCGCCAAGGATATGGTGCGCGCCCTTCCCGCCCTACGGGGCGAGGATCGCACAGCCTGCCCACATGGATGCGACCGGGCGCTGGAATATGCGATCTTGACGGGACCGGACGCGCGAGACCCAGAGGTCACACAAAGGCTGGACGCGGTCGCCGGGCGCGTGCTGAATAGGACAGCGGGCTGA
- a CDS encoding LysE family translocator, with product MSFDLWLAFVAASTALLIVPGPTVLLVLSYALSKGRSVALASAAGVALGDLVAMTASLMGLGALVLASAALFTALKWIGAVYLIWLGVKLIRSASGAVLTLPQGAQVTGGGVFWHAAAVTALNPKSIAFFIAFVPQFVVVDAPLVTQFVILIGTFVGLAALNALIYALLADRMRARIARPGVVGWLTRAGGGALIAMGLATALIRRGSA from the coding sequence ATGTCATTCGATCTCTGGCTCGCGTTCGTCGCGGCGTCCACTGCCCTTCTGATAGTTCCCGGCCCCACTGTTCTGTTGGTTCTCAGCTATGCCCTCAGCAAAGGACGCAGCGTCGCGCTGGCATCGGCGGCTGGCGTGGCGTTGGGCGACCTGGTGGCAATGACAGCCTCGTTGATGGGCCTCGGCGCGCTGGTGCTGGCCTCTGCCGCGCTTTTCACCGCGCTGAAATGGATTGGTGCGGTCTATCTCATCTGGCTGGGGGTCAAGCTGATCCGAAGCGCGTCAGGTGCCGTTTTAACTTTGCCGCAAGGCGCGCAAGTGACGGGGGGCGGGGTGTTTTGGCACGCCGCCGCAGTCACCGCGCTCAATCCCAAGTCCATTGCGTTTTTCATCGCCTTCGTGCCGCAGTTCGTGGTGGTCGACGCGCCGCTCGTGACGCAATTCGTCATCTTGATCGGCACGTTTGTCGGCCTCGCCGCGCTGAATGCGTTGATCTATGCGCTTCTGGCGGACCGGATGCGCGCGCGCATCGCTCGGCCCGGCGTAGTTGGATGGCTGACCCGCGCAGGCGGCGGCGCGCTGATCGCGATGGGGCTGGCGACGGCGCTGATCCGGCGCGGTTCCGCATAA
- a CDS encoding adenine phosphoribosyltransferase — MQSPESTDRAPLRDLIRTIPDFPKPGIMFRDITTLLADPTGLRRAVEDMASPWADSGIDKVIGLEARGFILGGAVACRLGAGFVAVRKAGKLPGTVISQDYALEYGSATFELHEDAIEAGAHVLIVDDLLATGGTALAAVALLERLGARIAACTFVVDLPDLGGRARLEAMGMDVRTLCAFEGD; from the coding sequence ATGCAGTCACCTGAATCGACGGACCGCGCGCCCCTACGCGATCTGATCCGCACAATCCCTGATTTTCCCAAACCGGGGATCATGTTTCGCGACATCACCACCCTATTGGCCGATCCTACCGGACTGCGCCGCGCCGTCGAGGACATGGCCAGCCCTTGGGCGGACAGCGGCATCGACAAAGTCATCGGGCTAGAGGCGCGCGGCTTCATCCTTGGCGGCGCGGTGGCATGCCGCCTCGGCGCGGGGTTCGTTGCGGTGCGCAAAGCGGGCAAGCTGCCGGGTACCGTTATTTCGCAGGACTATGCGTTAGAATACGGCAGCGCGACGTTTGAATTGCACGAAGACGCCATCGAGGCCGGCGCGCATGTCCTGATCGTCGATGATCTGCTTGCTACCGGCGGAACTGCTCTCGCCGCGGTGGCCTTGTTGGAGAGGCTGGGCGCGCGCATCGCCGCCTGCACCTTCGTCGTGGATCTGCCTGACCTGGGCGGGCGCGCTCGGCTGGAGGCGATGGGCATGGACGTGCGCACGCTTTGCGCATTTGAGGGCGACTGA
- a CDS encoding DUF952 domain-containing protein encodes MMLYKIFRRDEWAALRAAKTSPGAPVDIADGYVHLSTPDQAPETAARHFAGEDGLMLLGIEADRLGDELKWEPSRGGALFPHLYRDLRLSDVAWAQPLPLLDGLHQFPSGAA; translated from the coding sequence ATGATGCTATACAAGATATTTCGCCGTGATGAGTGGGCCGCGTTGCGCGCCGCCAAAACCAGCCCAGGCGCGCCTGTGGACATCGCCGATGGCTATGTTCACCTGTCGACGCCCGATCAGGCGCCCGAGACGGCGGCGCGGCATTTCGCGGGCGAGGATGGCTTGATGCTACTTGGGATTGAGGCAGATCGTTTAGGCGATGAACTGAAGTGGGAGCCGTCGCGCGGCGGCGCCCTCTTTCCGCATCTTTACCGCGACTTGCGGCTCAGCGATGTGGCTTGGGCGCAGCCTCTGCCACTACTTGATGGTCTTCACCAGTTTCCGTCGGGCGCGGCATGA